In Coleofasciculus chthonoplastes PCC 7420, a single genomic region encodes these proteins:
- a CDS encoding pentapeptide repeat-containing protein, which produces MRPYFPVNLNAANLSRTFLMHADLRGATLIEANLMDADLADVNLSRVNLTQVNLSRANLSSANLFGAILKEAIMVGADLSGADLFGVNLSGANLTQATLNRANLSYSNLSNTNLTEVDLKITHVENARFGENEGLSETNQFDLQRRGAIWEMTSFSVGGMSGS; this is translated from the coding sequence TTGAGACCCTATTTTCCGGTCAATTTAAATGCAGCTAACCTGAGCCGCACTTTCTTGATGCATGCCGATCTCAGAGGCGCGACTTTGATTGAGGCGAACCTCATGGATGCTGACTTAGCGGATGTTAATCTCAGCCGAGTTAATCTCACTCAAGTTAATCTCAGCCGAGCTAACTTAAGTAGTGCGAACTTATTTGGAGCCATCCTAAAGGAAGCCATTATGGTGGGTGCTGATCTGAGTGGTGCTGATCTGTTTGGTGTTAATCTGAGTGGTGCTAATCTGACTCAGGCTACTTTGAATCGGGCAAACTTAAGCTATAGCAATCTGAGTAATACCAATCTCACGGAAGTTGATCTGAAGATTACCCACGTAGAGAACGCTCGATTTGGAGAGAATGAGGGACTCTCTGAAACCAACCAGTTTGATTTGCAGCGACGTGGGGCAATTTGGGAAATGACGAGTTTTAGTGTGGGGGGAATGTCGGGTTCTTAG
- a CDS encoding FKBP-type peptidyl-prolyl cis-trans isomerase: protein MAQAKVGDTVKIHYTGKLKDGTVFDSSLSREPIEFTIDAGQVIPGFEQAVVGMTPGDSKTEMIPMDKAYGPHRSEMVLEVTRDKMPPDLNPEIGQQLQIQQPNGRVIPVVITDVTDSNVRLDANHPLAGQDLTFDIELVDIS, encoded by the coding sequence ATGGCACAAGCGAAAGTGGGTGATACCGTCAAAATTCACTACACCGGTAAATTAAAGGACGGTACGGTTTTTGATTCTTCCCTGAGTCGCGAACCGATAGAATTCACCATTGATGCTGGACAGGTCATTCCAGGTTTCGAGCAAGCCGTTGTGGGTATGACGCCTGGGGATTCCAAAACCGAAATGATTCCCATGGATAAAGCTTACGGTCCCCATCGTTCCGAAATGGTACTGGAGGTGACACGAGACAAAATGCCCCCAGACTTGAATCCTGAAATCGGTCAGCAATTACAAATTCAACAACCTAACGGGCGAGTTATTCCAGTGGTGATTACCGATGTCACCGACTCGAATGTGAGATTAGATGCCAATCATCCTCTAGCAGGACAAGACTTAACCTTTGATATTGAGTTAGTGGACATTTCTTGA
- a CDS encoding DUF1350 family protein, whose translation MDWQELSGSWVLIPSRPVGIVHFLGGAFIAAAPQVTYRWLLEQLGRQGYLVVATPFLNTLDHVAIAREVLNRFETTLDRLKATRLLRKQYLPIYGVGHSMGCKLHLLIGSLFSVERAGNILISFNNYPAKQAIPFLEQFNMLDQLTFLKQLNIKPAFDVEFTPSPQETNDLIAQQYAIRRNLLIKFIKDEIDQTAILSPVLQQRFPNMVVLQMLPGNHLTPLGQDVNWKTGDSFTPFDAIGQWMKQGVYRDLNRLKLEMIRWLNPLAVG comes from the coding sequence ATGGACTGGCAAGAACTATCTGGTAGCTGGGTTTTAATTCCGTCTCGTCCCGTTGGCATCGTGCATTTTTTGGGTGGGGCGTTTATTGCGGCTGCACCCCAAGTCACCTACCGTTGGCTACTTGAGCAATTAGGGCGTCAGGGTTATTTGGTCGTGGCGACGCCGTTTCTCAATACCTTAGATCACGTTGCGATCGCCCGCGAAGTCCTCAACCGTTTTGAGACGACCCTCGATCGCCTCAAAGCCACAAGACTACTCAGGAAACAGTATTTACCGATCTACGGTGTGGGACATAGCATGGGGTGCAAACTGCATCTGCTGATTGGCAGTTTGTTTTCCGTGGAACGGGCGGGTAATATTTTGATTTCCTTCAACAACTATCCAGCGAAACAGGCGATTCCGTTTCTGGAACAGTTCAATATGCTGGATCAGTTGACATTCCTCAAGCAGTTGAATATCAAGCCAGCCTTTGATGTTGAATTTACGCCTTCACCTCAAGAAACTAACGACCTGATTGCCCAGCAATATGCCATCCGCCGCAATTTACTGATTAAATTTATCAAGGACGAGATAGACCAAACGGCAATCCTATCCCCTGTGCTGCAACAGCGATTTCCGAATATGGTTGTGCTACAAATGCTACCGGGAAATCATCTAACACCGTTGGGACAAGATGTCAATTGGAAAACGGGAGATTCCTTTACACCATTCGATGCGATCGGTCAGTGGATGAAGCAAGGGGTTTATCGGGATTTAAATCGATTGAAATTAGAGATGATTCGCTGGTTAAATCCTTTGGCGGTGGGGTAA
- a CDS encoding P-loop NTPase, whose translation MTEYSKGRIVQENAKRILAALLDVADGTLERQNSTKKPLTVRPQTDPPGLFVTCTIPSLVELTENDQAEGGLTYAKVESAIKFLEVFGIVQRPDNQQGSTQQLTIRLWETDKQKNLIRFDAECDTQRRQTQTRQGNDPWVQVRKVVPPEFDLLDQKFFHKRRGGETRILKLPSVSKNWSLITQGNYIDRDQQGEVFARAEALANYSGISLLLIRGQPGAGKTALMQWLAYELSGQHRVVLQKKREEPYWLDPLWEFSEQINQHFYLIADDVFRDDSILEELDNNELQFPLTVIGTTRLNEDQQDRLRLRGYRIESLDLELSPSPESQEKQRILDRICQEDGEAKARLEKMAAAERKQLMAAPSMLVLMLQLSEGKPFDLIVADVIRRLPSDEDYPVYQVFGVICSFYQYGIFTSTGVLPLCLPDYSKKAVRDVVDFARDAELKGLVIKISRGGYERLRTIHELIAQTAMTVKYRRSRGENLPYSPSLLADHLRAAIPALDATKETHQRWAYDGLRLLAVSGEVTLVRQVLDDYPNQIQSLQHKSGVTGWFIWSKMYEAVGLLSERDRCLDAILSTEPQSLWEWTYWLSLIKKRGTNQQKQEAITLTSSWLQLNPDDYTVRTQYLALIEQCGTSQQKQKAIALTSTWLQQHPDDSHVRTQYLALIGQFGTSQQKQEAIALTSSWLQLHPDDHEIRRHYLGLIEHCGTPAQKQEAIALTSSWLQLHPDDSWVRTKYLALIGQFGTSQQKQEAIALTSTWLQLHPDDINVRTQYLALIGQFGRSPQKQEAISLTTTWLQLHPDDTFIRTQYLALIGQFGRSPQKQEAISLTTTWLQLHPDDITVRTKYLALIGQFGTSQQKQEAISLTSTWLQQHPDDTFIRTQYLALIGQFGRSPQKQEAIALTTTWLQLHPDDTFIRTQYLALIGQFGRSPQKQEAIALTSSWLQLHPDDITVRTKYLALIGQFGTSQQKQEAISLTSTWLQQHPDDTFIRTQYLALIGQFGRSPQKQEAIALTTNWLQLHPDDSYVRTQYLALIRQSGTPAQKQEAISLTSSWLQLHPDDITVRTKYLALIGQFGTSQQKQEAISLTSTWLQQHPDDTFIRTQYLALIGQFGRSPQKQEAISLTSSWLQLHPDDYEVRRKYLALIGQCGTYQQKQNAIAQTSSWLQRHPDDKSVRRQYLVLIEQCGTSQQQQEAIALTTTWLQLHPDDHEIRRHYLGLIEHCGTPPQKQEAIALTSTWLQLHLSNRSVRKQYLALIEQCGTSQQKQEAIALTTTWLQLHPNDYTVRTKYLALIEQCGTPPQKQEAIALTTTWLQLHPDNTSVRTSYLAVVRKAGKDIIEIEPIIIQQWQWISQQAQVDQSLWTAFLPVLYHHAQPQIIQEAVNLALQQYPDNTTIICLIFGYFRDNLDYETCYKLADFLSQSQLRTDKWQNVIHAANFFRDYGELDKADEIYQRTIKSAKFRMRQYGDDLQKEINFASLNYVYLLLLRQPPDPYTAIDYLQPILTKNPKHCVAHWYMARCYQAQGHNHSRKNRKVYQQAIKHFQQAIKFDNQKNGRFWYEFGCFYRDAMQNPTEARTCFENSLNQNINLPACVDLAELEVADGNFDRARVLLQQGLALVPMTRPEREQRDRLESQIQGIQAQLDD comes from the coding sequence ATGACAGAGTATAGTAAAGGTCGAATCGTTCAGGAGAATGCCAAGCGTATATTGGCGGCGTTGCTGGATGTCGCTGATGGAACCTTAGAGAGGCAAAATTCCACGAAGAAACCTCTGACTGTTCGCCCTCAAACTGATCCGCCGGGATTGTTTGTTACTTGTACGATTCCCTCTCTGGTGGAATTGACCGAAAATGATCAGGCTGAGGGTGGGTTGACTTACGCCAAAGTTGAATCAGCGATCAAGTTTCTAGAGGTTTTCGGGATTGTTCAGCGTCCAGACAATCAGCAGGGTTCGACACAGCAGCTAACGATTCGTCTCTGGGAGACTGACAAGCAGAAAAATCTGATTCGGTTTGATGCAGAATGCGATACCCAACGACGCCAGACGCAAACTCGCCAGGGTAACGATCCCTGGGTACAGGTGCGGAAGGTTGTCCCGCCTGAGTTTGATTTGTTGGATCAGAAGTTCTTTCATAAGCGGCGTGGGGGAGAGACGCGCATCCTGAAATTACCCTCTGTGTCTAAAAATTGGTCGTTGATTACCCAAGGGAATTATATTGATCGGGATCAACAAGGGGAGGTTTTCGCCCGGGCTGAAGCGTTGGCAAACTATTCGGGGATTTCCCTGTTGCTGATTCGGGGACAACCGGGGGCGGGGAAAACAGCGCTGATGCAATGGTTGGCGTATGAGTTATCGGGTCAACATCGGGTGGTTTTACAGAAAAAGCGAGAAGAACCCTACTGGTTAGATCCATTATGGGAGTTTTCTGAGCAAATTAATCAGCATTTTTATTTAATCGCCGATGACGTGTTTCGGGATGATTCGATTCTGGAGGAATTGGATAATAATGAGTTACAGTTTCCCCTAACCGTAATTGGCACAACGCGGTTGAATGAAGATCAGCAGGACAGGTTACGGTTGCGGGGATATCGGATTGAATCCCTGGATTTAGAATTATCTCCCTCGCCAGAATCTCAGGAAAAACAGCGAATTTTGGATCGGATTTGTCAGGAAGATGGGGAAGCCAAAGCCCGATTAGAGAAAATGGCAGCAGCAGAACGGAAACAGTTAATGGCTGCGCCTTCAATGTTGGTACTGATGTTACAGCTATCGGAAGGGAAACCCTTTGATTTAATTGTGGCGGATGTGATTAGGCGTTTGCCCAGTGATGAGGATTATCCGGTTTATCAAGTTTTTGGCGTGATTTGCAGTTTCTATCAATATGGCATTTTCACATCTACGGGAGTGTTGCCGTTGTGTTTGCCGGATTATTCTAAAAAAGCGGTGCGGGATGTGGTGGACTTTGCCAGAGATGCCGAATTAAAGGGCTTGGTTATAAAAATTTCTAGAGGTGGATATGAGCGGTTGAGGACAATTCACGAACTCATTGCCCAAACAGCGATGACGGTGAAGTACCGTCGCAGTCGTGGCGAGAATTTACCCTATTCTCCTAGTTTATTAGCAGACCACTTAAGAGCGGCAATTCCGGCTTTAGACGCAACCAAAGAAACTCATCAACGCTGGGCGTATGACGGGCTGAGACTTTTGGCGGTGAGTGGTGAAGTGACTCTTGTCCGTCAGGTTTTGGATGACTATCCCAACCAGATTCAATCTCTACAGCATAAGAGTGGGGTTACTGGGTGGTTTATATGGTCAAAGATGTATGAAGCTGTGGGTTTACTGTCGGAACGCGATCGCTGCTTGGATGCAATTTTATCCACTGAACCGCAAAGTCTGTGGGAGTGGACTTATTGGCTGTCTTTGATCAAAAAGCGTGGTACAAATCAGCAAAAGCAGGAGGCGATCACTCTAACTTCTTCTTGGCTGCAACTGAACCCAGATGATTATACCGTTCGTACTCAATATCTAGCACTGATTGAGCAGTGTGGGACATCTCAACAGAAGCAGAAGGCGATCGCTCTAACTTCTACTTGGTTGCAACAGCATCCTGATGATTCTCATGTTCGTACTCAATACCTAGCACTGATTGGGCAGTTTGGGACATCTCAACAGAAGCAGGAGGCGATCGCTCTAACTTCCTCTTGGCTACAACTGCATCCTGATGATCATGAAATTCGCAGACACTACCTAGGACTGATTGAGCATTGTGGGACACCTGCACAGAAACAGGAGGCGATCGCTCTAACTTCTTCTTGGTTGCAACTGCATCCTGATGATTCCTGGGTTCGCACCAAATACCTAGCACTGATTGGACAGTTTGGGACATCTCAACAGAAGCAGGAGGCGATCGCTCTAACTTCTACTTGGCTGCAACTGCATCCTGATGATATCAATGTTCGTACTCAATACCTAGCACTGATTGGGCAGTTTGGGAGATCTCCACAAAAGCAGGAGGCGATCTCTCTAACTACTACTTGGCTGCAACTGCATCCTGATGATACATTTATTCGCACTCAATATCTGGCACTGATTGGGCAGTTTGGGAGATCTCCACAAAAGCAGGAGGCGATCTCTCTAACTACTACTTGGCTGCAACTGCATCCTGATGATATTACTGTTCGCACTAAATATCTGGCACTGATTGGACAGTTTGGGACATCTCAACAGAAGCAGGAGGCGATCTCTCTAACTTCTACTTGGTTGCAACAGCATCCTGATGATACATTTATTCGCACTCAATATCTGGCACTGATTGGGCAGTTTGGGAGATCTCCACAAAAGCAGGAGGCGATCGCTCTAACTACTACTTGGCTGCAACTGCATCCTGATGATACATTTATTCGCACTCAATATCTGGCACTGATTGGGCAGTTTGGGAGATCTCCACAAAAGCAGGAGGCGATCGCTCTAACTTCCTCTTGGCTGCAACTGCATCCTGATGATATTACTGTTCGCACTAAATATCTGGCACTGATTGGACAGTTTGGGACATCTCAACAGAAGCAGGAGGCGATCTCTCTAACTTCTACTTGGTTGCAACAGCATCCTGATGATACATTTATTCGCACTCAATATCTGGCACTGATTGGGCAGTTTGGGAGATCTCCACAAAAGCAGGAGGCGATCGCTCTAACTACTAATTGGCTGCAACTGCATCCTGATGATTCTTATGTTCGTACTCAATACCTGGCACTGATTAGGCAATCTGGGACACCTGCACAGAAGCAGGAGGCGATCTCTCTAACTTCCTCTTGGCTGCAACTGCATCCTGATGATATTACTGTTCGCACTAAATATCTGGCACTGATTGGACAGTTTGGGACATCTCAACAGAAGCAGGAGGCGATCTCTCTAACTTCTACTTGGTTGCAACAGCATCCTGATGATACATTTATTCGCACTCAATATCTGGCACTGATTGGGCAGTTTGGGAGATCTCCACAAAAGCAGGAGGCGATCTCTCTAACTTCCTCTTGGCTGCAACTGCATCCTGATGATTATGAAGTTCGCAGAAAATATCTGGCACTGATTGGGCAGTGTGGGACATATCAACAGAAGCAGAACGCGATCGCTCAAACTTCCTCTTGGCTGCAACGACATCCTGATGATAAATCTGTTCGTAGACAATACCTGGTACTGATTGAGCAGTGTGGGACATCTCAACAGCAGCAGGAGGCGATCGCTCTAACTACTACTTGGCTACAACTGCATCCTGATGATCATGAAATTCGCAGACACTACCTAGGACTGATTGAGCATTGTGGGACACCTCCACAGAAACAGGAGGCGATCGCTCTAACTTCTACTTGGCTGCAACTGCATCTTTCTAATAGGTCTGTTCGTAAACAATACCTGGCACTGATTGAGCAGTGTGGGACATCTCAACAGAAGCAGGAGGCGATCGCTCTAACTACTACTTGGCTGCAACTGCACCCAAATGATTATACCGTTCGCACTAAATATCTGGCACTGATTGAGCAGTGTGGGACACCTCCACAGAAGCAGGAGGCGATCGCTCTAACTACTACTTGGCTGCAACTGCATCCTGATAATACATCTGTTCGTACAAGCTACTTAGCTGTAGTTAGAAAGGCTGGCAAAGACATCATCGAGATTGAACCTATTATCATCCAGCAATGGCAATGGATTAGTCAGCAAGCACAAGTAGACCAATCTTTGTGGACTGCATTTTTACCTGTCCTATATCACCATGCCCAACCTCAAATAATTCAAGAAGCTGTCAATCTTGCCTTGCAGCAGTACCCGGACAATACAACTATTATCTGCCTTATTTTTGGCTACTTCCGAGATAATTTAGATTATGAAACCTGCTATAAATTAGCCGATTTTCTCAGCCAGTCTCAACTTCGTACAGACAAGTGGCAAAACGTTATTCACGCGGCGAACTTCTTTCGAGACTATGGCGAGTTAGATAAAGCCGATGAAATTTATCAGAGAACCATCAAATCTGCTAAATTCCGGATGAGGCAGTATGGCGATGATCTCCAGAAAGAAATTAACTTCGCCTCATTAAACTATGTCTATCTCTTGCTACTACGCCAACCCCCAGATCCCTACACCGCCATAGATTATCTGCAACCTATCCTGACGAAAAATCCCAAACATTGCGTTGCTCACTGGTACATGGCGCGGTGCTATCAAGCCCAAGGTCACAATCATAGTAGGAAAAATCGGAAGGTTTACCAACAAGCTATCAAACATTTCCAGCAAGCGATTAAGTTTGACAATCAAAAAAATGGTCGCTTCTGGTATGAATTTGGCTGCTTCTACCGAGATGCGATGCAGAACCCGACTGAAGCCCGCACCTGTTTTGAAAACTCCCTGAACCAGAATATTAATCTCCCCGCCTGTGTAGATTTAGCGGAATTAGAAGTGGCTGATGGTAATTTTGACCGGGCGAGGGTGTTGTTACAACAAGGATTAGCCTTGGTGCCGATGACTCGCCCTGAAAGGGAACAGCGTGATAGGTTAGAGTCTCAAATTCAAGGGATTCAAGCTCAACTTGATGATTAA
- a CDS encoding cation:proton antiporter domain-containing protein, protein MQEDFRLIIDFVSVLASAAAGGLLASLCRQPPLLGYIVGGMIVGPAGLGLIKEVIQIETLAQFGVAFLLFALGVEFSLAELRKVQKIALGGGGLQVVLTILVTTLVSLGMGWVMSPVQGVFLGATLSLSSTAVVLKCLMERNETETSHGQVMLGILVVQDLALGLMLAVLPALDQPTEVIGIAVGLALLKIGLFAAGAIAVGIWLIPSLLRFLARTESRELFLLGVVSLCMGIALLTEELGLSIEMGAFVAGLMISEVEYADQTLTYVEPLRDVFAALFFAAIGMLIDPIFLWTNLELILGLVLLVSVGKALIITPIVKIFGYPLKTAILAGLGLAQIGEFSFVLASEGQTLGLVPRPVYLLILGTTAVTLIVTPFLLRLTPLALNWLENFPPLQRYFEPMETPKAVSLNSQQLKDHVVICGYGSSGSNLVRLMREHDYPIVVVEQSEQVIGQLRDAGIPYVYGNAASLHVLDKAGVERARSMVIVLADAMSSRLCLKRSLELNPNLDIVVRANKDREIELLYQLGAREVVQPEFEASLELATHLMSGIGVPNWVIQQEMEKIRSSHYLDLRPEQPQSQIARDLRTAAEMMNSKWYDLPENSPLTGMTLEQADIRRLTGVSLVAIRRAEGEEIDYPDAGVSLEEGDHLLAVGEPDELSAFKKLAEGEMTNPATSSPCQWVLVSEESPAHGQTLSQLHWRRQYGIQVQAIRREGKFIPFPDGNAEIREQDHLLLCGGSYPLNQLQEWLTPLPDSSITEIPLHQTLTNDQ, encoded by the coding sequence GTGCAAGAAGACTTCCGACTGATTATCGACTTCGTATCTGTTCTGGCGTCAGCAGCGGCTGGCGGACTCTTGGCATCCTTATGCCGTCAACCCCCGCTCTTGGGCTATATCGTCGGGGGTATGATTGTAGGTCCGGCGGGTTTGGGTCTAATTAAAGAGGTGATCCAAATTGAAACCCTGGCTCAGTTTGGTGTGGCATTTTTGCTTTTTGCCCTAGGGGTGGAATTTTCCCTGGCGGAACTGAGAAAAGTGCAAAAGATTGCTCTGGGCGGTGGTGGACTCCAAGTGGTACTGACTATTTTAGTTACCACATTAGTCTCTTTGGGCATGGGTTGGGTCATGTCTCCCGTCCAAGGGGTGTTTCTTGGGGCAACTTTGTCGTTGTCATCCACGGCGGTGGTTCTCAAATGTCTGATGGAACGCAATGAAACCGAAACCTCCCACGGGCAAGTCATGCTGGGGATTTTGGTGGTGCAAGATTTGGCATTGGGATTAATGTTAGCAGTACTCCCGGCTTTAGACCAACCCACTGAAGTGATTGGTATAGCCGTAGGACTTGCCCTATTGAAAATTGGTCTATTTGCGGCTGGTGCCATAGCCGTAGGAATATGGTTGATTCCTTCGTTATTACGATTCCTTGCCCGTACCGAAAGCCGAGAGTTATTTTTACTCGGAGTTGTGAGTTTATGTATGGGAATTGCCCTATTGACGGAAGAGTTGGGACTTTCGATTGAAATGGGGGCGTTTGTGGCGGGGTTAATGATTTCTGAGGTGGAATATGCCGATCAAACCCTAACTTATGTCGAACCCCTGCGGGATGTCTTTGCCGCCCTATTTTTTGCGGCGATTGGGATGCTAATCGATCCGATTTTCCTGTGGACTAACCTGGAATTAATTTTGGGATTGGTTTTACTGGTTTCGGTGGGTAAAGCTTTAATTATAACACCAATTGTCAAAATTTTTGGCTATCCCTTAAAAACAGCAATTCTGGCAGGTTTGGGGTTAGCTCAAATTGGGGAATTCTCGTTTGTGTTAGCCAGTGAAGGACAAACGTTGGGATTAGTGCCTCGCCCGGTGTATCTATTGATTTTAGGGACAACGGCGGTGACGTTAATTGTGACACCGTTTCTCTTACGATTAACACCCTTGGCATTGAACTGGTTAGAGAATTTTCCGCCCTTACAACGGTATTTTGAACCGATGGAAACTCCGAAAGCCGTATCACTGAATAGCCAACAGCTAAAAGACCATGTGGTGATTTGTGGGTATGGAAGCAGCGGTAGCAATTTAGTGCGACTGATGCGAGAACATGATTATCCTATCGTAGTGGTTGAGCAGTCAGAGCAGGTAATTGGGCAATTACGAGACGCAGGAATTCCTTATGTTTACGGCAATGCGGCTAGTTTACACGTTTTGGATAAAGCTGGGGTAGAACGCGCCAGATCCATGGTGATTGTCTTGGCTGACGCTATGAGTAGCCGATTATGCTTGAAGCGATCGCTAGAATTAAACCCCAATTTAGATATCGTCGTGCGGGCGAATAAGGATCGGGAGATCGAACTGCTGTACCAACTGGGGGCGCGAGAAGTGGTGCAACCGGAGTTTGAGGCATCTTTGGAGTTAGCAACGCATTTGATGTCAGGAATTGGTGTACCCAATTGGGTGATTCAGCAGGAAATGGAAAAAATTCGCAGTTCCCATTATCTGGATTTGCGCCCCGAACAACCTCAGTCTCAAATTGCCCGCGATTTACGAACGGCGGCTGAGATGATGAATAGTAAGTGGTATGATTTGCCAGAGAATTCTCCACTGACAGGTATGACGTTAGAACAAGCCGATATTCGCCGCTTAACCGGGGTTAGCTTGGTGGCTATTCGTCGGGCTGAGGGTGAGGAAATCGATTATCCCGATGCTGGAGTGAGTTTGGAGGAAGGTGATCACCTTTTAGCAGTGGGTGAACCCGATGAACTGTCTGCCTTTAAGAAATTGGCAGAGGGGGAAATGACAAATCCTGCCACCAGCAGTCCCTGTCAATGGGTGTTGGTATCCGAAGAGAGTCCCGCCCATGGGCAAACCCTATCTCAACTCCATTGGCGGCGTCAATATGGGATTCAGGTGCAGGCAATCCGTCGAGAAGGGAAGTTTATCCCCTTTCCCGATGGCAATGCCGAAATTCGAGAGCAAGATCACCTGCTATTGTGTGGCGGAAGTTATCCCCTAAATCAATTACAGGAGTGGTTAACACCCCTGCCTGATAGTAGTATCACCGAGATTCCGCTTCATCAAACTCTGACAAATGACCAATGA
- the dapF gene encoding diaminopimelate epimerase produces PDPLITSEQAVQWCDRNFGIGADGVIFALPGLEGTDYSMRIFNADGSEPEMCGNGIRCLAKFLADLQGVTGSTEYRIHTLAGVITPKLEGNGKVRVNMGMPQLLASQIPTTLVQGDQKVIDVPLEVGGKSWQVTCVSMGNPHCITYVEDVSAIPLELIGPQFEHHSVFPKRTNTEFIQVVRPDYIKMRVWERGAGATLACGTGACASVVAGVLTGKCDRTCTVELPGGCLEIEWSEVDQRIYMTGPAQRVFTGTME; encoded by the coding sequence GCCAGACCCGCTAATCACTTCAGAGCAAGCCGTGCAATGGTGCGATCGCAACTTTGGCATCGGTGCTGATGGGGTGATTTTTGCCCTACCAGGACTTGAGGGTACTGACTATAGTATGCGGATTTTTAACGCCGATGGCTCGGAACCGGAAATGTGTGGTAATGGGATTCGCTGTTTGGCGAAGTTTCTAGCCGATTTACAGGGAGTCACGGGTTCAACGGAGTATCGGATTCATACCTTAGCTGGGGTAATTACGCCGAAACTGGAAGGCAATGGCAAAGTTAGGGTGAATATGGGGATGCCTCAGCTTTTGGCATCTCAAATCCCCACAACCTTGGTTCAAGGGGATCAAAAGGTGATTGATGTTCCCTTAGAGGTGGGCGGGAAGAGTTGGCAGGTTACTTGTGTGAGCATGGGCAATCCTCACTGTATCACCTATGTAGAAGACGTGAGTGCTATTCCCCTAGAACTCATTGGTCCTCAGTTTGAGCATCATTCCGTCTTCCCCAAACGGACGAATACCGAATTTATTCAAGTGGTGCGCCCCGATTATATCAAAATGCGGGTATGGGAACGGGGGGCTGGAGCCACCTTAGCTTGTGGTACGGGGGCTTGTGCGTCGGTAGTTGCAGGGGTACTGACAGGAAAATGCGATCGCACCTGCACCGTGGAACTTCCTGGTGGCTGTTTGGAGATTGAATGGTCAGAGGTTGATCAACGAATTTACATGACTGGACCAGCGCAGCGAGTGTTTACGGGTACGATGGAGTGA
- the dusB gene encoding tRNA dihydrouridine synthase DusB, whose translation MTVFCSQLHQRLATPLKIGSFEVKSRVLQSPLSGVTDLVFRRLVRRYAPESMMYTEMVHAAGLHHVQGLSKIMDVDPNEKPISIQLFDCRPDFLGEAAQKAVAEGADTVDINMGCPVNKITKKGGGSSLLREPETAVAIVRAVVEAVSVPVTVKTRIGWSDDEINILNFAQRMEEAGAQMLTLHARTRAQGYKGEAKWEWIGKVKQILSIPVIANGDIFSVESAVRCLEQTGADGVMCSRGTLGYPFLVGEIDHFLKTGKQLAPPTPVERLICAKEHLQALWEYKGDRGVQQARKHLAWYTKGFVGASDLRDQLSRIETVEQGVTLIDTAIAKL comes from the coding sequence ATGACTGTTTTTTGCTCTCAGTTACACCAGCGATTAGCAACTCCTCTGAAAATTGGTTCGTTTGAAGTTAAGAGTCGCGTTCTCCAGTCTCCTCTGTCTGGCGTCACGGATTTGGTATTCCGTCGTCTGGTGCGCCGCTATGCGCCAGAGTCGATGATGTATACGGAGATGGTTCATGCAGCCGGATTGCATCATGTCCAGGGTTTATCCAAAATAATGGATGTTGATCCGAATGAAAAGCCGATTAGTATCCAGTTATTTGACTGTCGCCCCGATTTTCTGGGAGAAGCCGCCCAGAAAGCTGTAGCGGAAGGTGCGGATACGGTGGATATTAATATGGGATGTCCGGTGAATAAAATTACCAAAAAGGGAGGGGGTTCGTCGTTACTACGAGAACCGGAAACGGCGGTGGCGATTGTCCGGGCGGTGGTGGAGGCGGTGTCTGTTCCGGTTACGGTGAAGACGCGGATTGGTTGGAGTGATGACGAGATTAATATCCTCAATTTTGCCCAGCGCATGGAAGAGGCGGGGGCGCAAATGCTAACGTTGCACGCCCGTACCCGCGCCCAAGGGTATAAGGGTGAGGCAAAGTGGGAGTGGATTGGTAAGGTTAAGCAGATTCTGTCTATTCCCGTTATTGCGAATGGAGATATTTTTTCGGTGGAATCAGCGGTGAGATGCTTGGAACAGACGGGGGCGGATGGGGTGATGTGTTCGCGAGGAACATTGGGATATCCGTTTTTGGTGGGAGAGATTGACCATTTCCTGAAAACGGGGAAACAGTTAGCACCACCGACTCCGGTAGAACGGTTAATCTGTGCCAAGGAACACTTACAGGCTTTATGGGAGTATAAAGGCGATCGCGGCGTTCAGCAAGCCAGAAAACATTTGGCGTGGTATACTAAGGGTTTTGTGGGAGCCAGCGACTTGCGAGATCAGCTAAGTCGCATTGAAACGGTGGAACAGGGGGTGACGTTGATTGACACTGCGATCGCGAAGTTGTAA